One stretch of Arachis hypogaea cultivar Tifrunner chromosome 20, arahy.Tifrunner.gnm2.J5K5, whole genome shotgun sequence DNA includes these proteins:
- the LOC112786264 gene encoding uncharacterized protein — translation MGRSWKDTRERLYDLHYKPTRTLEQNLKKCPEGIPREHWRWFIDYRNYPATKAKCKQNVLNRKKQLYTHTDSSKSLATTREEESQKQGRIVGRGEVWILKHKRSDGSYIHEEARRIGEKISEIEQLDKSTRILSENDSLAQALGKEHPSRVRRMGHGPTPSQLFRPSSQPPVDKVQVEEAQRMLCELQAEVTTKKLKRKAMDDELAAEKMKRQAIGSVLSYLVQQQCGELPLHIAARMNSLDEHGGK, via the exons ATGGGGAGGTCCTGGAAGGACACAAGGGAGAGGCTGTATGACTTGCATTATAAACCAACAAGGACACTTGAGCAGAATCTTAAGAAGTGCCCGGAGGGAATTCCTAGAgagcattggaggtggttcattgaCTATCGTAATTATCCTGCAACAAAG GCGAAGTGCAAGCAAAACGTGCTGAATAGAAAGAAACAACTTTACACGCATACTGACAGTTCTAAAAGCTTGGCTACGACAAGGGAAGAAGAG TCACAAAAACAAGGGAGGATAGTTGGTAGGGGAGAAGTATGGATCTTAAAGCACAAAAGATCTGATGGCAGCTATATACATGAAGAAGCTCGGAGGATTGGT GAAAAAATATCTGAGATTGAGCAGCTGGATAAATCTACAAGAATTTTGTCAGAAAATGATTCCCTTGCCCAAGCTCTCGGTAAAGAGCACCCGAGTAGAGTGCGTAGGATGGGACATGGGCCGACACCAAGTCAACTCTTCCGTCCGAGTTCGCAGCCGCCGGTGGATAAAGTTCAAGTAGAAGAGGCCCAAAGGATGCTGTGTGAACTTCAGGCAGAGGTGACAACCAAAAAATTGAAGAGGAAAGCAATGGATGATGAATTAGCAGCAGAGAAAATGAAGAGGCAGGCAATAGGGAGTGTGCTGAGTTATCTGGTCCAACAGCAATGTGGAGAGCTACCTCTGCACATCGCTGCACGGATGAATTCTTTAGATGAACATGGCGGAAAATAG